A single genomic interval of Salmo trutta chromosome 13, fSalTru1.1, whole genome shotgun sequence harbors:
- the LOC115205789 gene encoding trypsin inhibitor ClTI-1 has product MWFFTRLTLALVCVAVLARGARLPDGTTEPDCSQYNMPMCTRNYEPVCGSDGISYANECMLCFENMEQKSNVHIRSKGEC; this is encoded by the exons ATGTGGTTCTTTACACGGCTGACTCTCGCCCTTGTCTGTGTTGCCG TTTTGGCACGGGGAGCGCGTCTCCCTGACGGCACCACGGAG CCTGACTGTTCCCAGTACAACATGCCCATGTGCACCCGCAACTACGAGCCAGTGTGTGGAAGCGACGGCATCAGCTATGCTAACGAATGCATGCTGTGCTTTGAAAACAT GGAGCAGAAGAGTAACGTTCACATCAGGAGTAAAGGAGAGTGCTGA